The window TCGAGTAGTAGAGCATCAGCCTCGCCTGATCGATTCGTGTCTGCATATCGACCAGCCGATGGCGAATGACCTGGAAATCGGCAATTCGTCTATTGAACTGACGCCGTTCAATCGCGAAAGCCTTGGCCGTCTCCAGGGCAGATTGCGCAATTCCGATGGCTAACGCGGCCTGTGCGGTCCGACTGTATTGGAGGGTCTTGAGCATATTGCTCATGCCCTTTCCTTCTTCACCCATAAGAGCCGTCTCGGCCACCTCGACGTCTTCGAAGCCAATGTCCCACGATGACATACAGTTGTTTCCAACCTTGTCGAGACGGGACATGCTGATTCCGGGAGTATCCCTGGGTATCAAAAAGGTCGAGAGACCGACCTTGCCTTTGCTTCCTTTGGTAGTGCGGCACATGGTCAGCAGATAGTCGGCCGTTCCGGCCATGCTGATCCAAATTTTTCTGCCATTGATTCGCCAGCCGCTGCTGGTTTTCGTGGCCGAGGTCATCGCGGCCCCTGCGTCGCTGCCGGCGCCCGGTTCGGTCAATGCAAATGAAAAACTAAGCTCGCCGCGAATTGCGCGCGGCAGCAATTCGCGTTTCTGTGCCTCGCTTCCGTACTTGAGAAGGGATGTCCCGCCGAAGTCGGCAAGCTGCCCATAGACGATCGCAGCAATCGCTCCATGTTGGGCGAGTCGCTCCTGCACAAGAACGACGGTCAGCCGGTCGGCATTCAGGCCGCCATATTCCTCAGGGAACGGCAAAGCCAAAAGTCCGGCCTCGGCGAAAACCGGAAGCATATCCTTGCAATCCTGGTGGGCAGCATCGCGACGACGAATTTCCTCGGGCGGATAATGGCGCTGCATGAGCCGATCTACCGTATCTAGGATTTGCAGTTGGTCGCTGGTGATCGCAAAGTCCATAGAAAGCCTTTCGCAGCAAATGTAACAATCGGACGCCGCCCATCAATCAGACACCGAGCCTCAAAAAATGGGACGGGATCGACCCGGCCAAGTCTGTTGACCTTCTCACCGCTCATGAACTATTGCTCCCCAGCATAGCGTTCTGGACACAGGTGAAGATCTTGAAACAGCCCACCTCCAAGTCGACGAAAGCCACAAGTGAGTTCTACGTTGGAGCTTCACTGCGGCATACCTATCGGTTCATTTATCAGAAGATGCAGGAACGGCTGGCGCCCCACGATATTTCCATGGGTATGTTCTATTTTTTCATGTGGCTCTGGCGCGAGGACGGCCTCACCCAAAAAGAGCTTGGCGACCGCGTCGGCACTCTTGGACCAGGTACCGTTGAGCAGCTGCGCAGAATGGAAGCACGAGGCTTCATAAAGCGAACGCCCTCGAAAATTGACCGGCGCAAGATTCATGTATTTCTAACTCCGAAAGGTCGCGCCTTGAAGAAGCAGATTGTGCCCATAGCTCAAGAGGTCAATGATTCTGCCTTGCAGGGGATCGGTCCCGCCGAGGTTAAGGTCCTGCGAGCTTGCCTTTGGCAAATTAGACAAAACTTCAGGGCCAGCCGCCCAGTTCACGGCAAAGCGACGGCGCGCGATCCCGACAAAGCGGCGTGAAGTAGCCATCGCGTCAGGTCCCCAGATAAGCTTCGCGGACTCGCGGATGTTCGGCGAGCACCTTCGCCGTTCCTTCAAGTACGATCTTGCCGTGTTCGAGAACGTAGGCGCGTGTCGAATAGGCCAAAGCCATTGCAGTGTTCTGTTCGACGAGCAACACCGTCATTCCCTGCTTGTTAATCTTCGCGATGCGCTCATAGACTTCTTCGGACAGCATCGGCGCAAGGCCAAGCGACGGCTCATCGAGTAGCAACACACGGGGACGCGACATGAGCGCCCGACCGATTGCGAGCATTTGTTGCTCGCCCCCGGACAAGGACCACCCGAGCTGCCGTGCCCGCTCCTTCAATCGCGGAAACAGCTGGTAAACGCGATCCAGATCTTCATCGTAAGCGACGCCAAGGCGTTTCCACGCCGCGGTCGCTACCGTCAGATTTTCGAGGACCGTTAGCCCCGGAAAAATACGCCTTCGCTCTGGAGCCTGCGCTACGCCGGCCCGTACGCGCCGGGAAGGCGAAAGATGATCGATGGAACTTCCGTCCAGCGATACGGTTCCAGATGTCGCTGTCAGTCCCGAAATGGCGCGCAGCAATGTGGTCTTGCCGGCCCCGTTGGCGCCCAACAAAGATATAATTTCGTTCGCCTCAACGTGTAGCGAAACCTCCGAAAGCGCTTTAACGCTCCCATAAGAGACAGAGATGTCGTTGCATCTAAGCATGTTGGATGCCCCGCCGCCCAAGATAGGCTTCCGCAACGACGGAAGATTTTTGTGTTTTCTCAGTCGTGCCTTCAAATATCTTGCTGCCGAAGTTGAGAACGACCACGTGGTCGGCCACTTTCATAACTAGCCCCATGTGATGTTCGACGAGCAACATTGTCAGGCCACGGCCTCGCAATTCTTCGAGATATAACGCAAGATTTTCGCGTTCCACGGAGTTGAGTCCGGCCGCGGGTTCATCAAGCAACAGCACATCAGGCGATCCCGCCAGAGCACGGACCATCTCAACTTGGCGTTGCTTACCGTAAGGCAACTCTGTCACAAGGCGATCCGCATCGGCCAAAAGCCCGAATTCGTCGAGCAAATCCCGGACACGCCGCCGAAGATTCACCTCTTCAGTTCGCCATCGCAGCCCACGCCTGACGACATCGAATACACTCGCCGCCATTCTGCTGCTGTTTCCTATCTGAGCATTCTCGAAAACAGACATTCGGCTGAACAATCGGCCATTTTGAAATGTCCGCACCATGCCAGCCTTCGCCAACCGGTGCGGCGGCCGAGCCGTCACATCCTTACCATCGAGAAGAATACGGCCCGCGGTAGGGGTCACGAATCCGCAAAGAAGATTGATCGTCGTACTTTTTCCGGCGCCGTTCGGCCCAATCAGCGCGGTAATCTTTCCGCGCTCAAGCCGCATGTCGAGGTTGGACACGGCCCGGAGGCCGCCAAAGTGGCATTCGAGTCCCACGGTCTCGAGAAGAATCTTCCGTTCCATCTCACCGGTCCTTCGACATGGCGAGCCGCCAACGGGACCTGAGCGACCCCATAATGCCATTCGGCATAATGATGAGAACGCCCAGCATGAGAAGTCCGAACACGGCCATGTAGCCGCCGCCGACAAACCTCAACCACTCGGGCAAGTAGCTCAAGACGACGGCGCCCACGATGGCGCCAAGGATCGAGAACTCACCGCCGACAATCAGCATCGATAAAAGGATGATCGAGCGCCCAAGAGAAAAATCGTCCGGCGATATGAAGCCGCTGTAATGCGCATAGAGGGCGCCGCTTAAACCGCCGTAGCCGCTACAGATGACGAATGCCAGCGTTTTAGTTCGCGCAACGTTGATTCCCGAAGCAGCGGCCGCCAATTCGTCATCACGGACTGCAACCATCGCCCTGCCAATATGCGACGTTCGCAACAGACTTGCGATTAGCGCACAAACGATCAAAGCAGCCACCGCAATGTAAAAGAACTCAAGTTCGGAACGCAAAGGCGTGCCTATACGCAGCAGCGGAATTCCGCCGATTCCGTCATAACCGCCGGTCATCGATATCCAGTTGCGAATGATGACTTCGAAGCTGACGTTGAATCCGACTGTTATCAGCGCCAAATAGTGGCTTTTCGTCCGGTGCATTGGATATGCAAGCAACGCGCTGATCAGCGTCGTCGCAGCCGTGGCAATCAGAACCGTTATCCATGGACTCAGCCCCGTCCGTAACACCAGCACAGCTGAAAAATAGGCTCCAATCCCGACGAAAGCCCCCTGCGCCAGATGGATCATCCCCGCCAGGCCGAACGCGAAGTAAAGACCAATAACCGAAATTGCTGCCAAAATGGCGAGGATCGCCAAACGCAAATCATAGTCGGAAAGAAACGTAGCGATTCCCAATATTGCGAGCACGACGGCTAAAATGACGACCCGAAATTCGATAGATGAACCGGGCATTATTTAACCCCGTTCACTGATGCGTTCGCCGAAGATTCCTCTCGGCTTGAACAGCAAAAATGCAATCATTACGCCGAATACAACGACGTCCTTGTACTTCGTAGAGATATACGCAGCGCTGAAAGTCTCGTTCAAGCCGACAATCAGGCCTCCAACGATCGCCCCTGGGATACTCCCGAACCCGCCAATGATGGCCGCGGCGAACGCCTTGAGCGCGACGGAATCCCCAACGTCAACGTCGACCAGCCACAGCGGCGCCAGCAACAGCCCGCCGACTCCGGCGAAAACCCAGGTTAGGGCCCAAGTGAATCCCAGAACCGCAGTCGTCTGAATTCCCATCAAACGCGCCGCCTCTATGTCCTGCGCGATCGCGCGCATTTGCACACCGAGGCTGGTATAATTGAGGAAAATATAGAGACCTCCGATTAAGGCGGAGGAAACGACTGCCGCAAAAATGGAATGTGTTGGCACGACGATGCCGCTAATATTCAAGATGCCCTCTCCTACCGGAGAAAACCCTTTGGCTGGCAACGGGCCAAATCCCATCAAGGCAACATTCTGAAGAAAGATGCCGACGGCAATTGTGCCAATCACCACGGTCGAAATTGACCGGCTTTGAAGGGGCCAATACGCGGTAATGGCGAACACAATTCCCATAGCGGCCATGCTGACAAGGGTCGCAGTATAAATTCCGCCGACACCCAGAGAACCTATCGCGGCAAACGACGCGCCGACGACGGCGCCGACCATCACCAATTGGCCCGTCGCGAAATTCACGACACCTGTCGTCTCGTAAACGAGCTGAACGCTGATAGCCATGATTGCATAAATGCACCCTACGGCCACACCGTTCAGCGCGAGCTGCGCGAACTGCTGAATAGCTAAGTCCAAAACGACACCTCGTGGATTGAGCTCATACTCAGCAAGGTTCGCGCAGCGATACGTTTGCGCCGTTTACTTGTCGGTGACGTTCTTCACGACCCGGACTGCCTTCTTGCCCGGGATGAATTCGACGATCGAGACGGCATGCAGCATGTCACCGTTGGCACCAGCTCCGAATGTCCCGGTGACGCCTTTGTAGTTCTGAAGGCCAGCCAGATAGGCTCGGATCTTTTCGCGATCCGGACCAACCTTCTTCAAGGCCTCCGCGACCATCATGGCACCATCATAATACACCGAACCAAAGCCATCGGGCGGCACCTTAAAGCGAGCGGTGAAATCATCGACGAATTTCACGCTTTTTGGCCCGTTCGGATTCGCTTCTCCAAATACCGCATCGGCTACGCCAATGACGTTCTCGAGGTCTTCGAGAGCGATGAGGCTAAGCATCGAGTCTTCGTTCACCGAGGTCACCGACACCATGGGGATCCCCGTCAAGCCAAGCGCCCTGCGCTGCTTGATGATAAGAGCCTGATCGCGAATGTATCCGAAGACAACAAGCGCTTCAGCACCGGAGTTCTTCACCTTCTGCAATTGCGGAGCAAAGTCCGTATCGCGAATGTTGTGCGTCTCAGTGGCAACGACCTCGCCGCCCCGCTCGACAATTTTCTTACGAAGCAATTCGGCTATCGCGTTTCCAAATTGGTCTTGCACGTTGATGATTGCAATCTTCTTCTTCTTCAAGACGCCCATCGCCGCTTCGGCTGTGGCTGCCGCGCGCAGCGCGTCGTTGGCGCGAAGTCTGAACATGTAGGGATTATTCTGCTCGCCAATGGTGACGCCACCTCCGCCATACATTACCGCCACCTTGGCCTTCTTCACTTCCGGCTCGGTCGCCAAGTTCTGCACGGTGAAGCTGCTTAAGAATATGAATGGCAGCTTCGCTTGATCGAGCTTCAAAAATGCGTTTATCGCGACGCTGTTTGAGACTTGCGTATCCTCGGTCTGGAAGCGGATTTTTTTGCCATTGATCCCGCCAGCCGTGTTGATGTCATGCTCCGCGAGTTGGAGCCCCTGAAGGGTCTGCAGGCCGGCCCCCGCAAATGGACCAGTGATTGGAAGAGCGGCTCCGACAACGATTTCTTCCTGGGCAACTGCCACCGAGCCGGCGAGCATCACCAAGAAAGCCACTCGAGCGCTAGTACGCACTAAACTCTTGATCATGACTTTGTCTCCTTCAAGCTGTTGAATTCAAGCTTCCGGCAACAAACCTGCTTAGTCGCTTTCTACTTCTGCAGACGATCGAGATTGAAAACGCGGTAGGCGTTCTCACGCATAATTTTCTTCAGCGGTTCGGGACGAAAATTGAGTTCTTTCACGTCGTTAACTGCGCGAATTGGATCCACCACCGTCCAATCGGTCCCGAACATGAACTTGTCTTGGCCATACGTGTTAGCGAAGTGGACGATGTCGGCTGGCCAGTGTTTCGGCGCATAGGCGTCACCGCCGATGTAAATATTCTTATGCTTCCAGGCCATTGCGATCATTTCTTGGGTCCACGGAACGCCAAGATGCATGCCGATCAAGCGAAGCTCAGGGAAGTGAATCGCAACCCGATCCAGCGTAATCGGATTTGCAATCGACGGGAGCCGCCTGTCCTGCTGATAGATTAGATTCTGTCCGACCTGCAGCATGATCGGAATGTCGAGCTCGATACACTTTGCGTATATCGGAAAGATGTACGGATGGTCCGGGGCGATATCAAACCAATGCGGGTAGTAGTGAGCGCCGATAAACCCAAGCTCCTTAACCGCGTATTCGAGTTCATAGAGTTGCTTCATGCCGAGAGTGGGATCGATGCCGGCCAGGCCGGAGAACCGATCCGGATAGTCGCGGCAAACCTTGGCAACGCGGTCATAAGGAATATGGACCGACCCACGCATACGGAGGTCACCCATTCGCGCGGCAGCAAGAAAAGTCCGCTCGATTCCCGCCTTATCTTTCTTCTCGATGTACTTCTCAATCGGCAGGCCGTTCCAAACCTCAGGATCCAGACGAACCTGAGTTTTGAAATGCTCGTCAACACTCTCGTAACCGTCGGCCACAATGTCCGGCGTATGGAGATTTGCGACAAGGTCAATGTACCCGGACATTTACACTCCCAAAATATCGTTCGGTCCCGAACTATTTTAGAAGCCGTCGCGACGCGGTGTCAATGACTATTCTCCGCAGAGACTGAAGCCGAGGGCGCAGCAAACGATCGTTGAAACGCCCAGTGCGTTGGCAACGTGGACCATCCCGCGCGGGACGCTCTGCCTATTGGAATGCTGGCGTAAGAACAGACACTGCGTGGCCATATTTTAGACAGCAATGGCTGCCGTCATTGCGTGTCCGCCAAAAGGCAGCAAACATTGCTGGTTTTCAGCTTTGCGTCGCACAATGCGACGTCAGCACAAGCGCCCAACGCTATTTCGCGGTGGCAGGTAAGTTAGGAAAGAGATTGTCAGGCAGAGAGGTTAAGTGGCGTGTGATCTCGGAAGACGGCAAAACGTCTGCGTACTTTGCGTGCATATCACACAGGCTCACGGCATGACTGGCCTCGCTCCTGTCGAAGCAGCCATCCTCCACGACCGTAACCTTTAGATTGTAATTGAATGCATCCAATACCGTGGCGCGAACGCACCCACTAGTCGTTGTGCCGGCAACGATCAGGCTGTCGCAATTCAGAAGCAACAGGTAGCTCAGGAGATTGCTTCCAAAGAAGCCGCTTGGTTTCTGTTTCTCGACCACCAGATCTTGGGGACGCGGCGCCAGCTCGCCGACAATTTCATTGAACCCCGAGTTGCTCTTCGGCAACGAAACGGCTTCCGCTGTTCGGCTATTTTTCCAGGCCCAACCGCCTGCGTCCCAATTATCGCTACGGCCGAATCCCTTTGTGTATATGACGGGCATCCGTTTCGATCGGAACAACTCCGAGAGCGGCTTGATGACTGCGATCGCATCCCAGCTCTCGGCACCGCAAGAACTGCTCCAGCGCTTAATCGAGTCGAGTATCGGCTCCGGCCTGTCACCTGTGAAACCGTAGCAGACATCAATGACGAGCAACGCTGGACGCTTTCCGTATCCAGCAAGCTCTCCATAACCCGCCGCGGCGAATACCGCCCTATCTCTGGGCGTTAAAAACTTGTCCCAAATACGCTCCATGCACTCATCCCTTTTCGTTCGATGCTACTTTTGCGTTGCGCCTCACGAGTGGCAACGCCGACAAGTTTGACATTATTTTCGTATTTTGTTAATATTTTGGTACAATACGCAAAATTGGCCGTTCCTGGTTTTTGATGTATCAGCCTGTCGCGGATGCATCATACCCCAGCAGAAGATGCGGCGGACGTCTGAAGCGTCGCCGCCGAAGAAGACATCAAGGCGCTTGGAAGGGTTAGAGCAAGCATGACAAAGGCATTAGCGGACGCTCCCCCTTCGCCGGATGATAAAATCGCCTTGTTTGCGGGGATTGTCGGCAAAGAATATGCGCGCGCCAGTGATGACCTGCGTCGGGAGTTTTCCCAAGATCTCATTGACTGGGAGGCAAGCGCCCGCGTCGCGTTAGTTGTCAGCCCGGCCAACACGAATGAGGTCGCGGCTGTCGTTAAATTGGCCGGGCAACTCAACTTGGCTATCACTGTCCGCGGCGCGGGCCTTTCATATACGGGTGGATATCTGCCGCAAGCGGACGAAACCGTAGCCATTGACCTCACGCGGCTCGATGAGATTACCGCTCTAAGTGAAGACGACCAATACATAACGGTCGGTGCCGGAGCTACTTGGCAGCAAGTCTTCGATGCTGCCAAAAGCGTCGGTTTGCGGCCTGTTATGCACGGGCCGATATCCGGCAGCCACGCGACAGTTGGCGGCGCCGCATCGCAGAATTTACTCGGGCGACTAGATAGTTTTTTGGGCTTCGAGATCGTGTTGGGGGACGGCCGGATCGTCACCACTGGCTCAGGAGCTATGAAGAAACTGCCCTCACCCCATTATCGCCATTACGGGCCGGACCTAACTGGCCTCTTTATCGGCGATACTGGTGCATTGGGTATCAAAACTAAGGTGACGCTGAAGCTTGAAAAGCCCCCACACGGTCTTGCAATGGCGGCTTTCTCCTTTCCATCACTGAGTCAAATGGTGGAATCGATCCTTGCAATTGCCCGCCTGAACATTGTGCCCCGTCTTTACGGCATGGACCCGCTGAAGTCTCGAACGGCGACGAAGGTGACCATCGTCGAGGCCGGGCGTACGCTCTCGTCGATTGCGTCTGGACGAAACTCGCTGATGAAAGGTCTTGTTGACGCGGCGACCGTGGTCCGCGCTGGGCGCGGCGCCTTAGACGCGGCTGATTGGGTTTTGCATGTTCACGCCGAAGGCGTGAACGACGACGCTGCACAGGCCAGCATCCGCTTGATTCGCGACATCTGCTGCAAAAATGGGCTGGAGCTTCCCGCTACCGTGGCTATCGCCTATAATGCTCGTCCCTATTCCATTCGCGGCCTTGTTGGTATCCAGGGTGAGCGGTTCGTACCGATCAACGCTATTTTCCCCTATTCGCGCGCAGCGGCGGTCGCATCGCGGATTGAACAATTTTTCGCTGAACACAAACCCGTGTTTGACGAAAATGACATATCTACCAGCTGCATTGCCTCGGCGGAACAGGGCGTATTTCTGCTGGAACCCATGTTTTACTGGGCAGATGAATTGGGGCCGATTCACCAGCGCCATTTGCCGGCCGACAAATTCGCCAAGCTGAATAAAAACAAACGCAATATTGACACGCGTAACGTGGTTATCGGCCTGCGAGAGAAGTTGCGAACCATCTTCTTTGAGTTCGGCGCATCACATCTGCAGATTGGAAAGTACTACGGCTACGAAAAGGCAGTCGCACCCGAGACCTACGATCTGCTAACCGCTATCAAAAATTCGTTTGACCCGGCAGGTCGGCTCAATCCAGGCAATTTCGGGTGGCCGAAGAAACCGCAATAGCGAAAGCCGGTCAAAAAACCGCCCAGGCATTAGCGGCATGCCTATTTCATTCCATCCGCGCCGGCACGCACAGCCTTCATGATATTCTCGTACCCAGTGCACCGGCACAAGTTCGACGACAGAAGATCGCTCAGTTCTTCGTCGGTCAGGTCCGGATTCTTTTCGAGTACGCCGACTGCCAGCATCAGGAATCCCGGCGTGCAGAAGCCGCACTGCAGGGCGTGATGCTTCATAAAGGACTCCTGTAGCGGGTGGAGTTGTTCGCCCTGCTGCAACCCTTCAACCGTGCGAATGCTTTGGCCTTCTGCCTGGACCGCGAACATCAGGCACGAGCGCACCGGATTTCCGTTCACCAGTACCGTGCAAGCGCCACACACCCCGTGCTCACACCCAATGTGTGTGCCGGTTTGGCCGCATTCTTCGCGAATGGCATCCACCAGGGTCCGGCGCGCCTCCACATTGATGGTGTACTCGGTGCCGTTAATCTTCAGCGTGATTTCGCGGCGGTCCGTCACGCTGCTAGCTCCAGCGCCTTCTGCGTCAAATCTCGGACCAAATTGCGGCGATATCTGGCGGTATTGTTGATGTCTTCCATGGGGTCTATCGCAACGGCCGC of the Undibacter mobilis genome contains:
- a CDS encoding acyl-CoA dehydrogenase family protein, whose product is MDFAITSDQLQILDTVDRLMQRHYPPEEIRRRDAAHQDCKDMLPVFAEAGLLALPFPEEYGGLNADRLTVVLVQERLAQHGAIAAIVYGQLADFGGTSLLKYGSEAQKRELLPRAIRGELSFSFALTEPGAGSDAGAAMTSATKTSSGWRINGRKIWISMAGTADYLLTMCRTTKGSKGKVGLSTFLIPRDTPGISMSRLDKVGNNCMSSWDIGFEDVEVAETALMGEEGKGMSNMLKTLQYSRTAQAALAIGIAQSALETAKAFAIERRQFNRRIADFQVIRHRLVDMQTRIDQARLMLYYSSWLVDAGRPFRKETAQTKVLASEALEFVSRHGMQIMASFGYSAESDMQRHWRDARLYTFGEGTNELQRDLIANEMGL
- a CDS encoding MarR family winged helix-turn-helix transcriptional regulator, translating into MKQPTSKSTKATSEFYVGASLRHTYRFIYQKMQERLAPHDISMGMFYFFMWLWREDGLTQKELGDRVGTLGPGTVEQLRRMEARGFIKRTPSKIDRRKIHVFLTPKGRALKKQIVPIAQEVNDSALQGIGPAEVKVLRACLWQIRQNFRASRPVHGKATARDPDKAA
- a CDS encoding ABC transporter ATP-binding protein, with amino-acid sequence MLRCNDISVSYGSVKALSEVSLHVEANEIISLLGANGAGKTTLLRAISGLTATSGTVSLDGSSIDHLSPSRRVRAGVAQAPERRRIFPGLTVLENLTVATAAWKRLGVAYDEDLDRVYQLFPRLKERARQLGWSLSGGEQQMLAIGRALMSRPRVLLLDEPSLGLAPMLSEEVYERIAKINKQGMTVLLVEQNTAMALAYSTRAYVLEHGKIVLEGTAKVLAEHPRVREAYLGT
- a CDS encoding ABC transporter ATP-binding protein, yielding MERKILLETVGLECHFGGLRAVSNLDMRLERGKITALIGPNGAGKSTTINLLCGFVTPTAGRILLDGKDVTARPPHRLAKAGMVRTFQNGRLFSRMSVFENAQIGNSSRMAASVFDVVRRGLRWRTEEVNLRRRVRDLLDEFGLLADADRLVTELPYGKQRQVEMVRALAGSPDVLLLDEPAAGLNSVERENLALYLEELRGRGLTMLLVEHHMGLVMKVADHVVVLNFGSKIFEGTTEKTQKSSVVAEAYLGRRGIQHA
- a CDS encoding branched-chain amino acid ABC transporter permease; this translates as MPGSSIEFRVVILAVVLAILGIATFLSDYDLRLAILAILAAISVIGLYFAFGLAGMIHLAQGAFVGIGAYFSAVLVLRTGLSPWITVLIATAATTLISALLAYPMHRTKSHYLALITVGFNVSFEVIIRNWISMTGGYDGIGGIPLLRIGTPLRSELEFFYIAVAALIVCALIASLLRTSHIGRAMVAVRDDELAAAASGINVARTKTLAFVICSGYGGLSGALYAHYSGFISPDDFSLGRSIILLSMLIVGGEFSILGAIVGAVVLSYLPEWLRFVGGGYMAVFGLLMLGVLIIMPNGIMGSLRSRWRLAMSKDR
- a CDS encoding branched-chain amino acid ABC transporter permease — translated: MDLAIQQFAQLALNGVAVGCIYAIMAISVQLVYETTGVVNFATGQLVMVGAVVGASFAAIGSLGVGGIYTATLVSMAAMGIVFAITAYWPLQSRSISTVVIGTIAVGIFLQNVALMGFGPLPAKGFSPVGEGILNISGIVVPTHSIFAAVVSSALIGGLYIFLNYTSLGVQMRAIAQDIEAARLMGIQTTAVLGFTWALTWVFAGVGGLLLAPLWLVDVDVGDSVALKAFAAAIIGGFGSIPGAIVGGLIVGLNETFSAAYISTKYKDVVVFGVMIAFLLFKPRGIFGERISERG
- a CDS encoding ABC transporter substrate-binding protein, whose amino-acid sequence is MIKSLVRTSARVAFLVMLAGSVAVAQEEIVVGAALPITGPFAGAGLQTLQGLQLAEHDINTAGGINGKKIRFQTEDTQVSNSVAINAFLKLDQAKLPFIFLSSFTVQNLATEPEVKKAKVAVMYGGGGVTIGEQNNPYMFRLRANDALRAAATAEAAMGVLKKKKIAIINVQDQFGNAIAELLRKKIVERGGEVVATETHNIRDTDFAPQLQKVKNSGAEALVVFGYIRDQALIIKQRRALGLTGIPMVSVTSVNEDSMLSLIALEDLENVIGVADAVFGEANPNGPKSVKFVDDFTARFKVPPDGFGSVYYDGAMMVAEALKKVGPDREKIRAYLAGLQNYKGVTGTFGAGANGDMLHAVSIVEFIPGKKAVRVVKNVTDK
- a CDS encoding amidohydrolase family protein; this translates as MSGYIDLVANLHTPDIVADGYESVDEHFKTQVRLDPEVWNGLPIEKYIEKKDKAGIERTFLAAARMGDLRMRGSVHIPYDRVAKVCRDYPDRFSGLAGIDPTLGMKQLYELEYAVKELGFIGAHYYPHWFDIAPDHPYIFPIYAKCIELDIPIMLQVGQNLIYQQDRRLPSIANPITLDRVAIHFPELRLIGMHLGVPWTQEMIAMAWKHKNIYIGGDAYAPKHWPADIVHFANTYGQDKFMFGTDWTVVDPIRAVNDVKELNFRPEPLKKIMRENAYRVFNLDRLQK
- a CDS encoding isochorismatase family protein; the encoded protein is MERIWDKFLTPRDRAVFAAAGYGELAGYGKRPALLVIDVCYGFTGDRPEPILDSIKRWSSSCGAESWDAIAVIKPLSELFRSKRMPVIYTKGFGRSDNWDAGGWAWKNSRTAEAVSLPKSNSGFNEIVGELAPRPQDLVVEKQKPSGFFGSNLLSYLLLLNCDSLIVAGTTTSGCVRATVLDAFNYNLKVTVVEDGCFDRSEASHAVSLCDMHAKYADVLPSSEITRHLTSLPDNLFPNLPATAK
- a CDS encoding FAD-binding oxidoreductase, which gives rise to MTKALADAPPSPDDKIALFAGIVGKEYARASDDLRREFSQDLIDWEASARVALVVSPANTNEVAAVVKLAGQLNLAITVRGAGLSYTGGYLPQADETVAIDLTRLDEITALSEDDQYITVGAGATWQQVFDAAKSVGLRPVMHGPISGSHATVGGAASQNLLGRLDSFLGFEIVLGDGRIVTTGSGAMKKLPSPHYRHYGPDLTGLFIGDTGALGIKTKVTLKLEKPPHGLAMAAFSFPSLSQMVESILAIARLNIVPRLYGMDPLKSRTATKVTIVEAGRTLSSIASGRNSLMKGLVDAATVVRAGRGALDAADWVLHVHAEGVNDDAAQASIRLIRDICCKNGLELPATVAIAYNARPYSIRGLVGIQGERFVPINAIFPYSRAAAVASRIEQFFAEHKPVFDENDISTSCIASAEQGVFLLEPMFYWADELGPIHQRHLPADKFAKLNKNKRNIDTRNVVIGLREKLRTIFFEFGASHLQIGKYYGYEKAVAPETYDLLTAIKNSFDPAGRLNPGNFGWPKKPQ
- a CDS encoding (2Fe-2S)-binding protein, producing MTDRREITLKINGTEYTINVEARRTLVDAIREECGQTGTHIGCEHGVCGACTVLVNGNPVRSCLMFAVQAEGQSIRTVEGLQQGEQLHPLQESFMKHHALQCGFCTPGFLMLAVGVLEKNPDLTDEELSDLLSSNLCRCTGYENIMKAVRAGADGMK